Proteins found in one Panicum hallii strain FIL2 chromosome 4, PHallii_v3.1, whole genome shotgun sequence genomic segment:
- the LOC112888531 gene encoding uncharacterized protein LOC112888531, giving the protein MANKNATSPAHPAVPCTTQKPAGHPQHATRLGATFSQENNKLSEGTSTTTMRTRTDHIESLRRRVILAESEVAEEKENVRRGLEAIRWKDAQLKELRKRSSAMDKDIRRKDAHLKVARKRVKTKERLLQIMYSIWMDKAETDAEMKAQKEVEMQELKVQKEAQVQKVMKENVRLLRIVDKEEAQLQAMSEQCKLLAQQIP; this is encoded by the exons ATGGCAAACAAG AATGCCACAAGTCCTGCTCATCCTGCAGTGCCTTGTACCACTCAGAAGCCTGCTGGTCATCCTCAGCACGCTACTAGGCTTGGCGCCACTTTCTCACAAGAGAACAATAAGCTGTCAGAGGGTACCAGCACTACAACTATGAGAACAAGGACAGACCATATAGAATCCCTCAGGAGAAGAGTAATTCTAGCTGAGTCCGAAGTTGCTGAGGAGAAAGAGAATGTGAGGAGAGGGTTGGAAGCGATCAGGTGGAAGGACGCACAGCTCAAGGAGTTAAGGAAGAGATCCAGTGCAATGGATAAAGATATCAGGAGGAAGGATGCACATCTCAAGGTGGCAAGGAAGAGAGTGAAAACAAAAGAGAG GTTACTTCAGATCATGTACAGCATTTGGATGGACAAAGCTGAGACAGATGCAGAGATGAAAGCACAGAAAGAAGTTGAAATGCAGGAGCTGAAAGTGCAGAAAGAAGCTCAAGTACAGAAGGTGATGAAGGAGAACGTGAGGCTACTTCGCATTGTTGATAAGGAGGAGGCACAGCTCCAAGCGATGAGTGAGCAGTGCAAGTTGCTGGCACAGCAGATACCGTGA